From one Flavobacteriales bacterium genomic stretch:
- a CDS encoding ABC transporter ATP-binding protein, which produces MRNFFRILRYARPYRRYAVLNVAFNLVSTVFHLGSLLVFIPFLNLLFGQTPPPSARPVVDLSIEGMKRLPDLFNWRMAAYIQEHGQMGGLVFICVVVAGCFLLKNLTRYFALWAIGILRNRAVRDLRNEVYDKILDLPMRFHTGERKGNTIARITNDVQEVEFSIMNYIEMVFREPITILLSLALMIGISWQLTLIALLLLPVSGLLIGRVGKSLRKEGLRAQQKAADLLSTVEETLTGMRVVKAFNGEEQMRRRFRRENEMLNKLNVFTLRRRDMASPLSEFLGALVMVVLVYFGGQLVIGENATLSGGEFIGYIILFSQLLAPAKGFTTGYYWIKKGGASAERIFELLAIENSVKEKPDARAITAFNERVEFHAVQFAYDEKAVLRTIDLSIPKGRSVALVGTSGGGKSTLAGLLPRFYDATGGQVLIDGVDVRDLRIQDLRALMGIVTQDSILFNDTVAANIAFGQPGMSMADIERAARVANAHEFIVKLENGYQTMIGDMGNRLSGGQKQRLAIARAVLKNPPILILDEATSALDTESERLVQDALFKMMEGRTSLVIAHRLSTIQHCDEICVIVEGAIVERGTHAELFAKGGHYRRLCDMQAFD; this is translated from the coding sequence CCTCCTCTTCGGGCAAACGCCTCCACCTTCTGCGCGCCCAGTGGTAGACCTGAGCATCGAAGGCATGAAGCGGCTGCCGGACCTGTTCAACTGGCGCATGGCCGCCTACATCCAGGAGCATGGGCAGATGGGCGGGTTGGTCTTCATCTGTGTGGTGGTGGCGGGCTGCTTCCTGCTGAAGAACCTCACGCGCTACTTCGCGCTCTGGGCCATCGGCATCCTGCGCAACCGCGCCGTGCGCGACCTGCGCAACGAGGTGTACGACAAGATCCTCGACCTGCCCATGCGCTTCCACACCGGAGAGCGCAAGGGCAACACCATCGCGCGCATCACCAACGACGTGCAGGAAGTGGAGTTCAGCATCATGAACTACATCGAGATGGTGTTCCGTGAGCCGATCACGATCCTGCTCTCGCTGGCGCTGATGATCGGCATCTCGTGGCAGCTCACGCTCATCGCGCTGCTGCTGCTCCCGGTGAGCGGGCTGCTGATCGGCCGGGTGGGCAAGAGCCTGCGCAAGGAGGGCCTGCGCGCGCAGCAGAAGGCCGCCGATCTGCTGAGCACCGTGGAGGAGACGCTCACGGGCATGCGGGTGGTGAAGGCCTTCAATGGCGAGGAGCAGATGCGCCGCCGCTTCCGCCGCGAGAACGAGATGCTGAACAAGCTGAACGTGTTCACGCTGCGCCGGCGCGACATGGCCTCACCGCTCAGTGAGTTCCTGGGCGCGCTGGTGATGGTTGTGCTCGTGTACTTCGGCGGACAGCTCGTGATCGGTGAGAACGCCACGCTCTCCGGCGGCGAGTTCATCGGCTACATCATCCTCTTCAGCCAGCTGCTCGCGCCAGCGAAGGGGTTCACCACGGGCTACTATTGGATCAAGAAGGGCGGCGCCAGCGCGGAGCGGATCTTCGAGCTCCTCGCGATCGAGAACAGCGTGAAGGAGAAGCCCGATGCGAGGGCCATCACCGCGTTCAATGAGCGCGTGGAGTTCCACGCCGTGCAGTTCGCGTACGACGAGAAAGCCGTGCTGCGAACGATCGACTTATCGATACCGAAGGGCCGCAGCGTGGCGCTCGTGGGCACCAGTGGCGGCGGCAAGAGCACCTTGGCCGGATTGCTGCCGCGCTTCTATGATGCCACCGGAGGGCAGGTGCTCATCGATGGCGTCGATGTGCGGGACCTCAGGATCCAGGACCTGCGCGCGCTCATGGGCATCGTCACGCAGGACAGCATCCTCTTCAACGACACCGTGGCGGCGAACATCGCCTTCGGACAGCCGGGCATGAGCATGGCCGACATCGAGCGCGCGGCTCGGGTGGCCAATGCGCATGAGTTCATCGTGAAGCTCGAGAACGGCTACCAGACCATGATCGGCGACATGGGCAACCGGCTCAGCGGCGGTCAGAAGCAGCGCCTGGCCATCGCGCGCGCGGTGCTGAAGAATCCGCCCATCCTCATCCTCGACGAGGCGACCAGTGCCTTGGATACCGAGAGCGAGCGGTTGGTTCAGGATGCGCTCTTCAAGATGATGGAGGGCCGCACGAGCCTGGTGATCGCGCACCGCCTCAGCACCATCCAGCATTGCGACGAGATCTGCGTGATCGTGGAAGGCGCCATCGTGGAGCGCGGCACGCACGCGGAGCTTTTTGCCAAGGGCGGGCACTACCGGAGGCTCTGCGATATGCAGGCTTTTGATTGA
- a CDS encoding acyltransferase, which produces MQSRVFGLDLMRATAILLVVFWHSADVLRAAVPGIALPPHIDGVDLFFVLSGYLIGGILLRYAAMDGAPWHLRLLDFWQRRWLRTLPNYYLFLAVNIALVLAGFSGGIINHNTWIYAVFLQNLYRPVDLFFWESWSLVVEEWFYLLFPVLLFSAIALTGVAARRAYLQLALLFIVAPMLVRFQLAPEAPTLWHMEQGLRKLAITRLDAIGWGILAAWLHARFPSGWGQVRWPLAIVGMGGMLGCAVAYGADRLAFSSTHYFTLNALSMSLLLPVLSTWSRAPRWGGAIVFISLVSYALYLVHQPMRYVFNRWFAVEREAGLLLPLLLYWIACIALSWLVYRFWERRFMALRDGISLRLGAAG; this is translated from the coding sequence ATGCAATCCCGCGTCTTCGGCCTCGACCTCATGCGCGCCACGGCGATCCTGCTGGTGGTGTTCTGGCACAGCGCCGATGTGCTGCGGGCGGCCGTTCCGGGCATTGCGCTGCCGCCTCACATCGATGGGGTGGACCTTTTCTTCGTGCTCAGCGGTTACCTGATCGGCGGCATCCTACTGCGCTACGCGGCCATGGATGGGGCGCCTTGGCACCTCCGCCTGCTCGATTTCTGGCAGCGCCGATGGCTGCGCACGTTGCCCAACTACTACCTCTTCCTGGCGGTGAACATCGCGTTGGTCCTCGCTGGTTTCTCCGGCGGCATCATCAATCACAATACGTGGATCTACGCGGTCTTCCTGCAGAACCTCTATAGGCCGGTGGACCTCTTCTTCTGGGAGTCGTGGTCGCTGGTGGTCGAGGAGTGGTTCTACCTGCTCTTCCCGGTCCTGCTCTTCAGCGCGATCGCGCTCACGGGCGTTGCGGCACGGCGCGCGTACCTGCAGCTGGCGCTGCTTTTCATCGTCGCACCGATGCTCGTGCGATTCCAATTGGCGCCCGAAGCACCCACGCTTTGGCACATGGAGCAGGGCTTGCGCAAGCTGGCGATCACGCGTCTCGATGCCATCGGTTGGGGCATCCTCGCCGCGTGGCTGCATGCGCGATTCCCTTCGGGGTGGGGGCAAGTGCGTTGGCCGCTGGCGATCGTTGGCATGGGGGGCATGCTCGGGTGCGCGGTGGCCTATGGCGCGGATCGGCTCGCCTTCAGCAGCACGCATTACTTCACGTTGAATGCGCTATCCATGTCGCTGCTTCTCCCCGTGTTATCCACATGGTCGCGCGCACCGCGCTGGGGCGGTGCCATCGTCTTCATCAGCCTCGTGAGCTATGCGCTCTACCTCGTGCATCAGCCCATGCGTTATGTCTTCAACCGCTGGTTCGCGGTGGAGCGCGAAGCAGGTCTCTTGCTTCCGTTGCTGCTGTACTGGATCGCCTGCATCGCATTGAGCTGGCTCGTGTACCGCTTCTGGGAGCGACGATTCATGGCGCTTCGCGATGGGATCAGCTTGAGGTTGGGTGCTGCAGGATGA
- a CDS encoding cytochrome c produces MIRAASFISPLVLFAIACGNAMAPSPADAEVAPKGAQVYKMHCELCHGANGKLGFNEAKDLTASVLSRAEMIAQVTNGKGKMMPYRNVLTAKEIEAVVDYTRTLGKAR; encoded by the coding sequence ATGATCCGCGCAGCATCCTTCATCTCACCATTGGTGCTGTTCGCGATTGCCTGCGGCAATGCGATGGCCCCTTCGCCGGCCGATGCCGAAGTGGCGCCCAAAGGCGCACAGGTCTATAAGATGCACTGCGAGCTCTGCCACGGCGCCAATGGGAAGTTGGGCTTCAATGAAGCCAAGGACTTGACCGCATCGGTGCTGAGCCGCGCTGAGATGATCGCGCAGGTGACCAACGGCAAGGGCAAGATGATGCCCTATAGGAACGTGCTCACGGCCAAGGAGATCGAGGCGGTGGTGGACTACACGCGCACGCTGGGAAAGGCGAGATGA
- a CDS encoding two pore domain potassium channel family protein yields MRRTVNKLFMGKPSMNEGERHSTLERRWKNVVAIWNNSFEEDAGLEKLVRLILAASQFLFPGVYIKHAFWRSGPVHQDLAVEVFVLLKTVFPVIVLWLGWWGEPVVLGMVIWFTVETLLYIPTLIFASDALPSPRSYRRSKLLIFINYLEVVFAFAVIHMDGQYMNLQLMNWTDAVYVSFVITSTIGFGEYYPISGIGKLVISIQSVFYLSYIALFISFFNLGHNKGYFEGLDRRRGGLSPQRFPLCHCVLL; encoded by the coding sequence ATGCGAAGAACAGTGAACAAGCTCTTCATGGGCAAGCCCTCCATGAATGAAGGTGAGCGGCACAGCACCTTGGAGCGGCGTTGGAAGAATGTGGTTGCGATATGGAACAATTCGTTCGAGGAGGATGCTGGGCTCGAGAAACTGGTGCGCCTGATCCTGGCCGCATCGCAGTTCCTCTTTCCGGGTGTTTACATCAAGCATGCGTTCTGGCGATCCGGTCCGGTGCATCAGGATCTGGCCGTTGAGGTCTTTGTGCTCCTCAAGACGGTCTTTCCCGTGATTGTGCTCTGGTTGGGCTGGTGGGGCGAGCCGGTGGTGCTCGGGATGGTGATCTGGTTCACCGTGGAAACGCTCTTGTACATCCCCACCCTGATCTTCGCTTCCGATGCACTGCCCTCGCCCCGTTCGTACCGCCGCTCCAAGTTGCTCATCTTCATCAACTACCTGGAAGTGGTTTTTGCGTTCGCGGTGATCCACATGGATGGCCAGTACATGAATCTCCAGCTCATGAATTGGACCGATGCCGTGTACGTGTCATTCGTCATCACCAGCACCATCGGATTCGGCGAGTACTATCCGATCAGCGGGATCGGCAAGCTGGTGATCTCCATCCAGTCGGTGTTCTACTTGAGCTACATCGCGCTCTTCATCAGCTTCTTCAATCTGGGCCACAACAAAGGCTACTTCGAGGGTTTGGATAGGCGCCGAGGAGGCCTAAGCCCGCAACGATTCCCGCTCTGCCACTGCGTTCTTTTATGA
- the hflX gene encoding GTPase HflX, with translation MIESLEIAGKAEKAVLVGLITDAQSPEQVKEYLDELEFLATTANITTLKRFTQRLHTPDGRSYIGSGKLTEVKEWMEANGADCVIFDDELTPAQQRNLEKAIAKPVLDRPRLILDIFARRARSAHAKKQVELAQYEYMLPRLTKLWTHLERQRGGTGTRGGAGEKEIETDRRLIRDRIALLKGQLKDIDKQMATQRGNRGKLVRVAVVGYTNVGKSTLMTVLSKSAVFAENKLFATLDTTVRKVVLGNLPFLLSDTVGFIRKLPHQLIESFKSTLDETREADLLLHVVDISHHNFEEQYETVKQTLNEIGAGDKPVIVIFNKIDAYQPAPHDPDDLAPKRVEQFTLEELKATWIARMTHEECIFISAADRTNIDGLRKLLYERVKALHIARYPYESDLLFKDEYLEG, from the coding sequence ATGATCGAATCGCTCGAGATCGCTGGCAAGGCCGAGAAGGCGGTGCTCGTGGGGCTGATCACCGACGCGCAATCGCCCGAGCAGGTGAAGGAGTACCTCGATGAGCTCGAGTTCCTGGCCACCACCGCGAACATCACCACGCTGAAGCGCTTCACCCAGCGCCTGCACACGCCCGATGGCCGCTCGTACATCGGCAGCGGCAAGCTCACGGAGGTGAAGGAGTGGATGGAGGCCAACGGCGCGGATTGCGTGATCTTCGACGATGAGCTCACGCCGGCGCAGCAGCGCAACCTGGAGAAGGCCATCGCAAAGCCGGTGCTCGACCGGCCGCGTTTGATCCTGGACATCTTCGCCCGAAGGGCCCGCAGCGCGCATGCCAAGAAGCAGGTGGAGCTGGCGCAGTACGAGTACATGCTGCCGCGCCTCACCAAATTGTGGACGCACCTGGAGCGCCAGCGCGGCGGCACCGGCACCCGCGGCGGCGCCGGCGAAAAGGAGATCGAGACCGACCGGCGCCTGATCCGCGACCGCATCGCGCTGCTCAAAGGCCAGCTCAAGGACATCGACAAGCAGATGGCCACCCAGCGCGGCAACCGCGGCAAGCTGGTTCGCGTGGCGGTGGTAGGATACACGAACGTCGGCAAGAGCACCCTGATGACCGTGCTGAGCAAGAGCGCCGTCTTCGCCGAGAACAAGCTCTTCGCCACCCTCGATACCACCGTGCGCAAGGTGGTGCTCGGCAACCTGCCTTTCCTGCTCAGCGATACCGTGGGCTTCATCCGCAAGCTGCCGCATCAGCTCATCGAGAGCTTCAAGAGCACCCTTGACGAGACCCGCGAGGCCGACCTGCTGCTGCACGTGGTGGACATCAGCCACCACAACTTCGAGGAACAGTACGAGACCGTGAAGCAGACCCTGAACGAGATCGGCGCAGGCGACAAACCTGTGATCGTGATCTTCAACAAGATCGACGCGTACCAGCCTGCGCCCCACGACCCGGACGACCTCGCCCCGAAGCGCGTGGAGCAATTCACGCTGGAAGAGCTCAAAGCCACGTGGATCGCGCGCATGACGCATGAAGAGTGCATCTTCATCAGCGCAGCCGACCGCACCAACATCGATGGTCTGCGCAAGCTCCTGTACGAGCGCGTGAAGGCGCTGCACATCGCGCGCTATCCTTATGAAAGCGACCTGCTCTTCAAGGACGAGTACTTGGAGGGTTGA
- a CDS encoding 1-acyl-sn-glycerol-3-phosphate acyltransferase, which produces MFYRLLKILVRICTAIFFKRIVVTGLEKLPDGGPAIIVANHPNTLMDPLLIAAAVRQRIGFVANAGLFRNRALAAVFRYFHVIPIFRKNDVAPGEKPDNTQAFAQCHQYLAQRGTLLIFPEGSSHYEINLREIKTGTARIALSYAGPGELRIVPIALDYSDAIQFRSMVRVTVGRPILASAHREAYGRNESGAIESLTADIRKALASKLPWTTGKEQEDLLIKAHTFYTTYAAPADLHEDAQRSLVVRKQLADALHRLREARPDLYTRIGARLLAFFDALRSDRLTPGFYSNAFLEKNFLLLCISYLAELLLLAPLYLFGLITNYLPYILPSQVFKASRLDIEYKAPVQMIVGLICFPIFYVLETWAFHQFVDLRAWTNLLFLVALPVAGYATMWYWTEVQRFARMLRFRFVVPAARKHEMLHERDAILEAIAEARKSL; this is translated from the coding sequence ATGTTCTATAGGCTATTGAAGATCCTGGTGCGGATCTGCACGGCGATCTTCTTCAAGCGGATCGTGGTGACGGGCCTGGAGAAGTTGCCTGATGGCGGGCCTGCCATCATCGTGGCCAACCACCCGAACACGCTCATGGATCCCTTGCTCATCGCTGCGGCGGTGAGGCAGCGGATCGGCTTCGTGGCGAATGCTGGACTATTCCGGAACCGCGCACTCGCCGCCGTGTTCCGGTACTTCCATGTGATCCCCATCTTCCGCAAGAATGATGTGGCCCCCGGCGAGAAGCCCGACAACACGCAGGCCTTCGCGCAATGCCATCAGTACCTCGCGCAACGCGGCACCCTCCTCATCTTCCCCGAAGGGAGCAGCCACTACGAGATCAACCTGCGCGAGATCAAGACCGGCACGGCGCGCATCGCGCTCAGCTATGCAGGGCCGGGCGAGCTGCGCATCGTGCCCATCGCGCTCGACTATTCCGACGCGATCCAGTTCCGCAGCATGGTGCGCGTAACGGTGGGGCGGCCGATCTTGGCCTCAGCGCACCGCGAAGCATACGGGCGCAACGAATCCGGGGCTATTGAATCCCTGACAGCCGATATCCGGAAGGCGCTGGCCAGTAAGCTGCCATGGACCACCGGCAAGGAACAGGAGGACCTGCTCATCAAGGCGCACACCTTCTACACGACCTACGCGGCCCCTGCCGACCTGCACGAGGACGCGCAGCGATCACTCGTCGTGCGCAAGCAGCTCGCCGATGCCCTGCACCGATTGCGCGAGGCGCGTCCCGACCTGTACACGCGCATCGGTGCCCGACTGCTCGCCTTCTTCGATGCTCTGCGCTCCGATCGACTCACGCCCGGCTTCTACTCCAACGCGTTCCTGGAGAAGAATTTCCTCCTGCTGTGCATCAGCTATCTGGCGGAGCTCCTGCTGCTCGCGCCGCTTTATCTATTCGGATTGATAACGAATTACCTGCCGTACATCCTGCCCTCGCAGGTGTTCAAGGCATCGCGGCTCGACATCGAGTACAAGGCGCCGGTTCAGATGATCGTCGGCTTGATCTGCTTCCCGATATTCTATGTGCTCGAGACCTGGGCTTTCCATCAGTTCGTGGATCTGCGTGCATGGACCAATCTGCTCTTCCTGGTCGCGCTCCCGGTTGCAGGCTATGCGACCATGTGGTACTGGACCGAGGTTCAGCGTTTCGCGCGAATGCTGCGCTTCCGCTTCGTGGTGCCGGCAGCACGCAAGCACGAAATGCTCCACGAGCGCGATGCCATCCTGGAGGCCATTGCCGAGGCCCGGAAGAGCTTGTGA
- the katG gene encoding catalase/peroxidase HPI: MAHEHHHSAPLEGVNPKSEGKCPVMHGAQALPVAGRGRRNKDWWPEQLDLGILHQHQSVSNPLDPDFNYRAAFSKLDLKAVKADLTKLMTDSQEWWPADWGHYGGLMIRMAWHAAGTYRTADGRGGAGNGNQRFAPLNSWPDNGNLDKARRLLWPVKQKYGNSLSWADLYILAGNVALESMGFKTFGFGGGREDIWAPEEDIYWGSEGEWLATSDKPNSRYSGNRDLEAPLAAVQMGLIYVNPQGPDGNPDPVASGKDVRETFKRMAMNDEETVALTAGGHTFGKMHGAAPDSNVGPAPEGAPIEAQGFGWANKFGSGKGKDTITSGLEGAWKPNPTKWDNGYFDMLFGYEWELVKSPAGGWQWLAKDVKPEHMIPDAHDPNVKHRPAMTTADLSLRFDPNYEPISRRFHKDPQAFADAFARAWFKLTHRDMGPKSLYLGPEVPKEDLIWQDPIPAGTKLTDADVTALKSKILASGLSVSELVATAWASASTFRGSDKRGGANGARVRLAPQKFWEVNDPAQLGKVLSALEKIQAECKANGKQVSIADLIVLGGSAAVEKAAKDAGFNVAVPFTSGRGDASQEQTDVESFAVMEPQADGFRNYQKKLYSIPAEEMLVDRAQLLTLSAPEMTVLVGGLRVLGANTGGSKHGVFTTKVGQLTNDFFLNLLDMGTTWTALSNGHTGTYEGRDRKSGELKWTGTRVDLVFGSNSQLRAIAEVYAQNDAKEKFVKDFVKAWVKVMELDRFDLK; this comes from the coding sequence ATGGCACACGAACATCACCACAGCGCTCCGCTCGAGGGCGTGAATCCAAAGTCCGAAGGCAAATGCCCCGTGATGCACGGCGCGCAAGCTCTCCCGGTGGCCGGCCGTGGCCGCCGCAACAAGGACTGGTGGCCCGAGCAGCTCGACTTGGGCATCCTGCACCAGCATCAATCGGTGAGCAACCCGCTTGACCCCGACTTCAACTACCGCGCGGCCTTCTCCAAGCTCGACCTCAAGGCGGTGAAGGCCGACCTCACCAAGCTGATGACTGACTCGCAGGAGTGGTGGCCGGCCGACTGGGGGCACTACGGCGGCCTCATGATCCGTATGGCCTGGCACGCGGCGGGCACCTATCGCACGGCCGATGGCCGCGGCGGCGCCGGCAACGGCAATCAGCGCTTCGCCCCGCTCAACAGCTGGCCCGACAACGGCAACCTGGACAAGGCCCGCCGCCTGCTATGGCCCGTGAAGCAGAAGTACGGCAACAGCCTCAGCTGGGCCGATCTGTACATCCTCGCGGGCAACGTGGCCCTCGAATCGATGGGCTTCAAGACCTTCGGCTTCGGTGGTGGCCGCGAGGACATCTGGGCACCTGAGGAGGACATCTACTGGGGCAGCGAGGGTGAGTGGCTCGCCACCAGCGACAAGCCCAACAGCCGATACAGCGGCAACCGCGATCTGGAAGCGCCGCTCGCTGCCGTGCAGATGGGCCTCATCTATGTGAACCCGCAAGGACCTGATGGCAATCCCGATCCGGTAGCCAGCGGCAAGGATGTGCGCGAGACCTTCAAGCGCATGGCGATGAACGATGAGGAGACCGTGGCCCTCACTGCCGGCGGTCACACCTTCGGCAAGATGCACGGCGCCGCGCCCGATTCGAACGTGGGCCCTGCTCCCGAGGGTGCGCCGATCGAAGCACAAGGCTTTGGCTGGGCGAACAAATTCGGCAGCGGCAAGGGCAAGGACACCATCACCAGCGGACTCGAAGGTGCTTGGAAGCCGAACCCGACGAAGTGGGACAACGGCTACTTCGACATGCTCTTCGGCTACGAATGGGAATTGGTGAAGAGCCCCGCCGGCGGCTGGCAATGGCTGGCCAAGGATGTGAAGCCCGAGCACATGATCCCCGATGCGCACGACCCCAACGTGAAGCATCGCCCTGCGATGACCACGGCGGATCTCTCACTGCGCTTCGATCCCAACTACGAGCCGATCAGCCGCCGTTTCCACAAGGACCCGCAGGCCTTCGCCGACGCCTTCGCCCGCGCTTGGTTCAAGCTCACGCACCGCGACATGGGCCCCAAGAGCCTCTACCTCGGTCCCGAAGTGCCGAAGGAGGACCTCATCTGGCAGGACCCGATTCCCGCCGGCACCAAGCTCACGGATGCCGACGTGACCGCATTGAAGAGCAAGATCCTCGCGAGCGGCCTCAGCGTGAGTGAGCTGGTCGCAACAGCGTGGGCGAGCGCTTCCACCTTCCGCGGCAGCGATAAGCGCGGTGGCGCCAACGGCGCGCGCGTGCGTCTGGCACCGCAGAAGTTCTGGGAGGTGAACGACCCCGCGCAGCTGGGCAAGGTGCTGAGCGCGCTGGAGAAGATCCAGGCCGAGTGCAAGGCTAACGGCAAGCAGGTGTCCATCGCCGATCTGATCGTTCTGGGCGGTAGCGCTGCCGTGGAGAAGGCCGCCAAGGATGCGGGCTTCAACGTTGCCGTGCCCTTCACCAGCGGCCGTGGCGATGCCAGCCAGGAGCAGACCGATGTGGAGAGCTTCGCCGTGATGGAGCCCCAGGCCGACGGCTTCCGCAATTACCAGAAGAAGCTCTACAGCATCCCTGCGGAAGAGATGCTCGTGGACCGCGCCCAACTGCTCACCCTGAGCGCACCGGAAATGACGGTGCTCGTGGGCGGCCTGCGCGTGCTCGGTGCCAACACCGGCGGCAGCAAGCACGGCGTCTTCACCACCAAGGTGGGGCAGCTTACCAACGACTTCTTCCTGAACCTGCTCGACATGGGCACCACATGGACCGCCCTCAGCAACGGCCACACCGGCACCTACGAGGGCCGCGACCGCAAGAGCGGTGAGTTGAAGTGGACCGGTACCCGCGTGGACCTGGTCTTCGGCAGCAACTCGCAGCTGCGCGCCATCGCCGAGGTGTACGCCCAGAACGACGCCAAGGAGAAGTTCGTGAAGGACTTCGTGAAGGCCTGGGTGAAGGTGATGGAGCTCGACCGCTTCGACCTGAAGTAG
- the yfcC gene encoding putative basic amino acid antiporter YfcC produces the protein MSAPASPSRKAPDALLIIAAVLALAVACTWLVPAGSFERVEVQTEAGTRTAVVPGTYHAVDATPVPWYGFFTAPVKGFTDHQAAMIIAFVLLIGGAFAVLNATGAIDAGLYRVLRWAREHPARKRLVIPMLMLAFSIGGNTFGMAEEVLVFLMITIPLARSMGWDPVVGVAIPFLGSGVGFAGAAFNPFTVGIAQGLSELPLFSGWEFRMVQWAVLTLIAIVFVMRYAARIEKDPKAGLLHGRADTGAEAGELGERPLTNRRIAVLVLFALTIVALIVGVNKYDWYIEEIAGLFIGMGALAAIIGGIGAEKAAKSFVAGARDMVGAAMLIGLSRSVLLVMQEGQVVDTVLHGMSSAISGLPSVISAQLMFFVQFAINFFVPSGSGQAALTMPVMTPLADLLHIPRQSAVIAYQLGDGLCNFIIPTSGVTMGILEIAGIPFNLWLKWIWKLMVALVVAGMAFLAASAVVFAG, from the coding sequence ATGTCTGCACCTGCAAGTCCATCGCGCAAGGCGCCCGATGCGCTTCTGATCATCGCCGCTGTCCTCGCCTTGGCCGTGGCCTGCACCTGGCTGGTGCCCGCAGGCTCCTTCGAACGGGTAGAAGTGCAGACCGAAGCGGGCACCCGCACGGCCGTAGTGCCCGGCACCTACCACGCCGTGGATGCCACGCCGGTGCCCTGGTACGGCTTCTTCACCGCTCCGGTGAAAGGCTTCACGGACCACCAGGCGGCCATGATCATCGCGTTCGTGCTATTGATCGGCGGCGCCTTCGCTGTGTTGAACGCGACGGGCGCGATTGATGCCGGGCTGTATCGCGTGCTGCGCTGGGCCCGTGAGCATCCCGCTCGCAAGCGGCTGGTGATCCCCATGCTCATGCTCGCCTTCAGCATCGGCGGCAACACCTTCGGCATGGCCGAGGAAGTGCTGGTCTTCCTGATGATCACCATCCCGCTGGCGCGCAGCATGGGCTGGGATCCGGTGGTGGGCGTGGCCATCCCCTTCCTGGGGTCGGGCGTGGGCTTCGCGGGGGCGGCCTTCAACCCGTTCACGGTGGGCATCGCGCAGGGCCTGAGCGAACTTCCACTCTTCAGCGGCTGGGAGTTCCGCATGGTCCAATGGGCCGTACTCACGCTGATCGCGATCGTGTTCGTGATGCGTTACGCGGCGCGGATCGAGAAGGACCCGAAGGCCGGATTGCTTCATGGTCGCGCGGACACCGGGGCCGAAGCGGGCGAATTGGGAGAACGGCCCTTGACCAATCGGCGCATCGCGGTGCTGGTGCTGTTCGCCCTCACCATCGTCGCGCTCATCGTTGGGGTGAACAAGTACGATTGGTACATCGAGGAGATCGCAGGGCTCTTCATCGGCATGGGCGCGCTGGCGGCGATCATCGGCGGCATCGGGGCCGAGAAGGCGGCCAAGAGCTTCGTGGCGGGCGCGCGCGACATGGTGGGCGCGGCCATGCTCATCGGCCTGAGCCGCAGCGTGCTTCTGGTGATGCAGGAAGGCCAGGTGGTGGACACGGTGCTGCACGGCATGAGCTCCGCTATCAGCGGGCTGCCGTCCGTGATCTCGGCCCAGCTCATGTTCTTCGTGCAGTTCGCGATCAACTTCTTCGTGCCCAGCGGCAGCGGCCAGGCCGCGCTCACCATGCCGGTGATGACCCCCTTGGCGGATCTGCTGCACATCCCTCGGCAATCTGCCGTGATCGCCTACCAGCTCGGCGATGGCCTCTGCAACTTCATCATCCCCACGAGCGGCGTCACCATGGGCATCCTGGAGATCGCCGGCATCCCATTCAACCTCTGGCTCAAATGGATCTGGAAGCTCATGGTCGCTCTTGTCGTGGCGGGCATGGCTTTCCTCGCTGCCAGCGCTGTTGTCTTCGCCGGGTAA